From the genome of Salvelinus fontinalis isolate EN_2023a chromosome 20, ASM2944872v1, whole genome shotgun sequence, one region includes:
- the LOC129817272 gene encoding serine/threonine-protein phosphatase PP1-beta catalytic subunit-like gives MAESELNVDSIISRLLEVRGCRPGKIVQMTEAEVRGLCIKSREIFLSQPILLELEAPLKICGDIHGQYTDLLRLFEYGGFPPEANYLFLGDYVDRGKQSLETICLLLAYKIKYPENFFLLRGNHECASINRIYGFYDECKRRFNIKLWKTFTDCFNCLPIAAIIDEKIFCCHGGLSPDLQSMEQIRRIMRPTDVPDTGLLCDLLWSDPDKDVQGWGENDRGVSFTFGADVVSKFLNRHDLDLICRAHQVVEDGYEFFAKRQLVTLFSAPNYCGEFDNAGGMMSVDESLMCSFQILKPSEKKAKYQYGGVNSGRPVTPPRTAQAPKKR, from the exons atggcggaaagcGAGCTGAACGTTGACAGCATCATCTCTCGATTGCTTGAAG TGCGAGGATGTCGTCCAGGGAAGATAGTCCAGATGACGGAGGCGGAGGTGCGGGGGTTGTGCATCAAGTCCCGGGAGATCTTCCTCAGTCAGCCCATTCTACTGGAGCTGGAGGCTCCGCTCAAAATCTGCG GTGATATCCATGGCCAGTACACAGACCTGCTGCGGCTCTTTGAGTACGGGGGCTTCCCGCCGGAGGCTAACTACCTGTTCCTGGGAGACTACGTGGACCGAGGCAAGCAGTCCCTGGagaccatctgtctactgctgGCCTACAAGATCAAATACCCCGAGAACTTCTTCCTACTCAGAGGCAACCACGAGTGTGCTTCCATCAACCGCATCTACGGTTTCTATGATGAGT GCAAACGCAGATTCAACATAAAGCTGTGGAAGACCTTCACAGATTGCTTCAACTGTCTGCCCATCGCTGCTATAATCGATGAGAAGATCTTCTGCTGCCATGGAG GTCTCTCTCCTGATCTACAGTCCATGGAGCAAATTCGACGCATCATGAGGCCAACCGATGTCCCTGACACAG GCCTGCTGTGTGATCTGCTGTGGTCGGATCCAGACAAAGATGTGCAGGGCTGGGGGGAAAATGACCGGGGCGTCTCCTTCACCTTTGGGGCCGACGTGGTCAGCAAGTTCCTTAACCGCCACGACCTGGACCTCATCTGCAGAGCCCACCAG GTTGTTGAGGACGGCTATGAATTTTTTGCCAAACGGCAGCTGGTGACGCTATTCTCGGCTCCCAACTACTGCGGGGAGTTTGATAACGCTGGGGGTATGATGAGCGTTGACGAGTCCCTCATGTGTTCCTTTCAG ATTTTGAAGCCGTCAGAGAAAAAAGCTAAGTACCAGTATGGAGGGGTGAACTCGGGACGCCCCGTAACCCCGCCCCGTACTGCCCAAGCCCCCAAGAAGAGGTGA
- the bpnt1 gene encoding 3'(2'),5'-bisphosphate nucleotidase 1 — protein MAGNPAVVMRLVASAYAMAEKAGAIVRRVLQSGELGIVEKTGANDLQTLADRLVQQSICASLSKSFPKITIIGEEDLPEEAIKEDLIESGQSEDILQKSCPAEYSALKEEELVVWVDPLDGTKEYTEGLLDHVTVLIGIAYGGKAIAGVINQPFFNYQLGTESADMGRTLWGMPGLGAFGFELQEVPDGRRIVTTTRSHSNKLVTDTVDAMEPHDVIRVGGAGNKIIQLVEGKASAYVFASLGTKKWDTCAPEAILHAVGGKLTDMHGSALCYDANVKHMNSAGVLATLRNHQYYASRVPQSVLQALKP, from the exons ATGGCTGGAAATCCAGCTGTGGTGATGCGTCTGGTAGCTTCGGCTTACGCTATGGCAGAGAAGGCTGGAGCCATTGTACGAAGGGTTCTTCAGAGCGGAGAGCTGGGCATCGTGGAAAAG ACAGGTGCCAACGATCTACAGACACTGGCAGACCGGCTGGTCCAGCAGAGCATCTGTGCCTCCCTGTCTAAAAGCTTCCCCAAAATCACCATAATCGGAGAGGAG gatctgccagaggagGCCATCAAAGAGGACCTGATTGAGAGCGGTCAATCTGAAGACATCCTACAGAAGTCCTGTCCAGCAGAGTACAGTGCCCTGAAagaagaggag ctgGTTGTGTGGGTCGACCCCCTTGATGGCACCAAAGAATACACTGAAG GGCTTCTTGATCATGTGACTGTTCTGATCGGCATTGCATATGGCGGGAAGGCCATTGCTGGGGTCATCAACCAGCCCTTCTTCAATTATCAG CTGGGGACGGAGTCAGCAGACATGGGGAGAACTCTGTGGGGAATGCCCGGACTGGGCGCTTTCGGGTTCGAGCTACAAGAGGTCCCGGATGGCCGACGCATTGTCACCACAACCCGTTCCCACAGCAACAAACTCGTCACAGACACTGTGGATGCCATGGAACCTCATGATGTGATAAGAGTCGGCGGAGCAGGAAATAAG ATTATTCAGCTTGTGGAGGGGAAGGCTTCAGCCTATGTATTTGCCAGTCTAGGAACTAAAAAGTGGGACACATGTGCCCCTGAAGCCATCCTGCATGCAGTAGGAG GTAAGCTGACAGACATGCATGGCAGTGCGTTGTGTTATGATGCTAACGTGAAGCACATGAACTCCGCTGGGGTGCTGGCCACTCTACGCAACCACCAGTATTATGCCAGCAGAGTGCCCCAGTCAGTCCTGCAGGCCCTCAAGCCCTGA